The proteins below are encoded in one region of Campylobacter helveticus:
- a CDS encoding RidA family protein, whose amino-acid sequence MSNYPKAIGPYSAYREANGLLFISGQLPINPTSGEIESEDIKEQTRQSLKNIGAILEENGISYDKVLKSTCFLADINDFAAFNEIYAEFFQAPYPARSAFAVKDLPKKAKIEIEIIAQKG is encoded by the coding sequence ATGTCAAATTATCCTAAGGCTATAGGTCCCTATTCTGCTTATAGAGAGGCAAATGGACTCTTATTTATTTCAGGGCAGCTTCCTATTAACCCTACTTCAGGAGAGATAGAAAGCGAGGACATTAAAGAGCAGACAAGACAGTCTTTAAAAAATATAGGTGCCATTTTAGAAGAAAATGGCATTAGTTATGATAAGGTGTTAAAAAGCACTTGTTTTTTAGCGGATATTAATGACTTTGCAGCCTTTAATGAAATTTATGCAGAATTTTTTCAAGCACCATACCCAGCAAGAAGTGCGTTTGCAGTTAAAGATTTGCCGAAAAAAGCTAAAATTGAGATAGAGATTATCGCTCAAAAAGGATAA
- a CDS encoding helix-turn-helix transcriptional regulator, whose protein sequence is MSEEQKEQFIRLTHFLGEVLGVQYEVVFHIIEKDGARIAAIANNHISGRTLNSPLTAFASELIQNKRYLETDFLCDYKALVGQSKLIRGSTFFIKHGDDLVGILCINHDTSIMRDIVCKIIDLEKIGDMGAFLSKCEFNSPSVETLSPSIEDILAQSVDASYLNSKYQLSIEQKEELVGKLYEKGIFNIKGAVPIVAKFLKISEPSVYRYLKNLKQH, encoded by the coding sequence ATGAGCGAAGAGCAAAAAGAGCAATTTATTAGATTAACACATTTTTTAGGAGAAGTTTTAGGAGTGCAATATGAAGTCGTCTTTCACATCATCGAAAAAGACGGAGCAAGAATAGCTGCAATAGCCAACAATCACATCAGCGGACGCACTCTAAATTCCCCACTAACAGCTTTTGCAAGTGAGCTAATCCAAAATAAAAGATATTTAGAAACGGACTTTTTGTGCGATTATAAGGCTCTTGTAGGGCAGTCAAAACTCATACGCGGTTCGACCTTTTTCATTAAGCACGGTGATGATTTGGTGGGAATTTTATGTATCAATCACGACACTAGTATTATGAGAGATATAGTGTGTAAAATTATAGATTTAGAAAAAATAGGCGATATGGGTGCATTTTTAAGTAAATGCGAATTTAATAGTCCAAGCGTAGAGACACTAAGTCCTAGCATAGAAGATATTTTAGCTCAAAGTGTCGATGCGAGTTATTTAAATTCCAAGTATCAATTAAGCATAGAACAAAAAGAAGAGCTTGTAGGAAAACTCTACGAAAAGGGTATTTTTAACATTAAAGGGGCTGTTCCTATCGTGGCGAAATTTTTAAAAATTTCGGAACCTAGTGTTTATAGATATTTAAAAAATTTGAAACAGCATTAA